The genomic segment TTGCGTCAGTTTGCATTTGGGGCTTGCGCAAGTCTTGCTCGCGCAAGGGGAAAACACGATGCAACTCAGATGCGTCGATCCTCCAGGAACCTGATGCATCCTTTTCAGCCGATACCTTCCCTGATTTTATGGCACGAGTGATGGTAGCGACGTTCTTTCCAGTCGCTTTCGCAGCCTGCCCCGCCGTATATTGCATAACCCTTGCGTTCCTTTGCTTTTGCACTCTTGCGCAAGGCTGACACGGTTCATCTTCGCTTGGAACTGCTGCTGTGCTGAACCCAGCCTGATCTAGTGTCAAATCTTGCCAATTTTTCGGCAGAAGTCCTCGAACAGTTGCTCGATGTTTAGGGCGTCACGCGCAATGCCGCGATCCGCCAAGAAGCGCCGGAAGTCCGATGCGATCTTCTGGTTGTCAGCGTTGCAGCCCGCAGTCTGCTTGATGTCCAGCCATCGTTCCGAGTAGGCAATCCCGCCCGTAATGGGAAAGGCCACTGCCACAGCCTCAGCTGATCCGTCACGTCGCGCCTTCCGGCCTGCACTGTGGCCCTGTAACTCCCGTTTTGCCGGGGTCGGATCGTTCTTCACTTTCCAGCCGATGGTGACGCTGGCCACCGTGCGCCCGATCTTGTTCGGCGTGGCCGTCAAGGTCAGTCGCGAAAGCTGGTTGATCTCGGCAATAGCGGGGGAGAGCGCCCATGCTTTCAGGTTCGCAAACCGATCTAGCTTCCCAGCAGTGACGCCGAGCACGGCCCGGAGTTCTGGCACGGTGAAGGTCTTGGCTTCGATCCGGTCCAGCTTCACAAGGCTAGAAATATGTTGGAACAGCAGCACGGAGTACTTGCTGCCGAGGTGAAACACGGTCTGGCGATCGAGGATCGCCCAGTGGTTCGATTCTGCTGCCATGCTGCGGAAGGTGCGGCGGAACC from the Paracoccus aestuarii genome contains:
- a CDS encoding replication initiation protein, which encodes MGKTLDVARDRAFDQTKTVLPAEVARGTYMQNAPSLQALKLMHLMIGTAGGRMADEVQHQIRLSDIRKIDGMRNHDRASLTPLFGELAAVVLTHDDPEKMVVTIGGLLDEAKIDYRDEAGGDLLVSWWFRRTFRSMAAESNHWAILDRQTVFHLGSKYSVLLFQHISSLVKLDRIEAKTFTVPELRAVLGVTAGKLDRFANLKAWALSPAIAEINQLSRLTLTATPNKIGRTVASVTIGWKVKNDPTPAKRELQGHSAGRKARRDGSAEAVAVAFPITGGIAYSERWLDIKQTAGCNADNQKIASDFRRFLADRGIARDALNIEQLFEDFCRKIGKI